ggttcctcccaagatgccacccgcttcattcaaggtatgtccttccatctctacatgggatacaaccacattcatattgaatcaatttggactgtctgactttggtttacctattgccttgcagtgtctggcagcactgtgttcctgttagagccaccagcacaagcaccagacgatgctgatccagtgagtactccatcaaaggcatactgtaggcctggcatgtcttgtctactagcttcaatatgaatccgattaaatgtgatagggtgaaggccccagtgcagcagcaacagcacatgatggagacgatgatgaggaggagaccatctctctggattccagaaggcatgaggtatcatgttaagactgtgaaagtactatttactctacaatggtgaggagtcctcatcaaaatcaaaaaatctaatttcttttacaggacccagatgctatacagtgggaaaaccagcctggcaacatagtgcgtattaataaaaggacaccacatcctgccaaattccagctgcgctaattgtattgtgttcacagagctcacaagctatcagaaagttgtatggcaaccacctccggcgccaaatagaactggcagacatagacattcagtacaagaagaaaaagatggaaaatcttgcactggagtccgaaataaaaaagaggacaattaggaaactggaccttgaaataaaaaaacttgagagggaggtgagatatgccttcaatgtacactgtatgctaactgtaacacaaatgtattaatcattatttttctttcctcccccagctccaagaagatgacacagctcaaaataaaaattaggtatattctcgtaaagtcaagtgagccatgacatatgagctcttattgtgagcacacaggacggtggcatctttctaagttttttttaattttcccagcaatcagtacaaccaagtcatcgttataaggcatcgccctcttttgcccacccccccagcaccaggtgtggccactagcctatatgaaggcccaaaattgtgtgttcctttctgctctgacaatggcatgcccattcgtgcgagatgtggtggatgaagaagcacttgtgctgaggagagccttcaggcgagaaagggtcttcagggaccggttggacccactggccttccctgatgaccatctatatgaaagatacaggttttctgcagatggcatcaggtatctatgcagactactgggtcccaggattaagcaccgcactgcacggagccatgcactgagtgtggagcaaatggtttgtgtggccttgcgcttttttgctagtggagccttcctgtactcagtgggggatgcagaacagctgaacaaggccacaatttgccgcacaataaggagtgtgtgtctggctatcaaagcattagcagatgtcttcatctccttccctggccacagaagactctgtgacatcaaagaggagttctataggattgcaggtaagaggatctacaaattacaggacaactgttaacacatagtaggatactcattactttgtgtgacaggtttccccaatgtcattggtgcagtggactgcacacacataaggataaaagccccctcaggt
The sequence above is a segment of the Salvelinus alpinus chromosome 1, SLU_Salpinus.1, whole genome shotgun sequence genome. Coding sequences within it:
- the LOC139582711 gene encoding uncharacterized protein isoform X2, yielding MNGPKRTWQQVKIKYKNILQNAVKKNTHRQGTGGGSPKADLTPAEDMALELNKGRPVLEGIPGGKETSIGSSQDATRFIQVSGSTVFLLEPPAQAPDDADPGEGPSAAATAHDGDDDEEETISLDSRRHEDPDAIQWENQPGNISSQAIRKLYGNHLRRQIELADIDIQYKKKKMENLALESEIKKRTIRKLDLEIKKLEREVRYAFNVHCMLTVTQMY
- the LOC139582711 gene encoding uncharacterized protein isoform X3, with translation MNGPKRTWQQVKIKYKNILQNAVKKNTHRQGTGGGSPKADLTPAEDMALELNKGRPVLEGIPGGKETSIGSSQDATRFIQVSGSTVFLLEPPAQAPDDADPGEGPSAAATAHDGDDDEEETISLDSRRHEDPDAIQWENQPGNISSQAIRKLYGNHLRRQIELADIDIQYKKKKMENLALESEIKKRTIRKLDLEIKKLERELQEDDTAQNKN
- the LOC139582711 gene encoding putative nuclease HARBI1 isoform X1, with protein sequence MKAQNCVFLSALTMACPFVRDVVDEEALVLRRAFRRERVFRDRLDPLAFPDDHLYERYRFSADGIRYLCRLLGPRIKHRTARSHALSVEQMVCVALRFFASGAFLYSVGDAEQLNKATICRTIRSVCLAIKALADVFISFPGHRRLCDIKEEFYRIAGFPNVIGAVDCTHIRIKAPSGAHEADFVNRKSFHSINVQMVCNADCVISNVVAKWPGSVHDSRIFRASEIYQCLSQGEFSGVLLGDRGYGCQPFLLTPFTDPQEAQQAYNHAHARTRARVEMTFGLLKARFHCLHKLRVSPVRACDITVACAVLHNVACLRKERAPRVPPAMDWDNPAIFPDDDSGRLLRDQYVLNYFS